A window of the Sabethes cyaneus chromosome 1, idSabCyanKW18_F2, whole genome shotgun sequence genome harbors these coding sequences:
- the LOC128735548 gene encoding CLIP domain-containing serine protease B9 has protein sequence MVGHVVKMPDKNPAKMAFASNPVGTRRKGAQFRSEPWKEQENDHGGTTLLDHYFVHHFDHEEPDSEPASSFTRQSSVGINCRCVTLRECPKILEMLRTPKSSYSSFNSKLKRLTCGFGLSREPSICCPLDDSWLTDDTEPNSRSSFGFSDSDNLKYMHYSKSQFGFGKAEQEHRYNFITSFEDPKTLKNCPPVIYPASEASVSRASKPYIAPAVRRRTTTARPRPVFSNTRTNQEILNAVESATVATTQAPVIETTARLLATVPPPPVVNDALCGLSVNTRIIGGEAEIPGQFPWMARLAYRNRTSGRVTYRCAGSLITNRHVITVAHCVTNLIDELELVSVRLGDLECNSLTDSRCRNRYQDFAIERLIPHENYDSPKYANDIALVKLQQTTETYNILSPLCLPMDQYSDYARNLTGTTGIIAGWGSTSNRSNTPSPTLQWLRLPIVDTTQCANSYARYSVNSRTPIVVSSNQMCVQGQENRDACQGDSGGPLMNEAISSRDRFVLLGLVSFGPRTCGVSNFPGVYTRISSYTDWIQRQIAS, from the exons atggtgGGACATGTTGTGAAAATGCCGGACAAGAACCCGGCAAAAATGGCgttcgcctcgaatccggttggtaccagacgcaaAGGTGCTCAGT TTCGGTCGGAACCGTGGAAGGAACAGGAGAACGATCACGGTGGGACGACGCTGCTCGATCACTATTTTGTGCATCATTTCGATCATGAGGAACCGGACTCGGAGCCGGCGTCCTCCTTTACCCGCCAGTCATCGGTCGGCATCAATTGCCGGTGTGTTACGTTGAGAGAATGTCCAAAAATTTTGGAGATGCTGCGAACCCCAAAGTCTAGCTATAGTAGTTTTAACTCGAAACTAAAACGGCTCACCTGTGGCTTCGGGCTGAGTAGAGAACCCAGTATATGCTGTCCGTTGGATGACAGTTGGCTTACCGACGATACGGAACCAAATTCACGGTCCAGTTTCGGTTTCTCAGATAGTGATAATCTAAAGTACATGCACTATTCTAAGAGTCAGTTCGGTTTCGGCAAAGCCGAACAAGAGCACAGATACAATTTCATCACATCCTTCGAAGATCccaaaacattaaaaaattgtCCACCGGTGATATACCCAGCTAGCGAAGCTAGCGTCAGCCGAGCGAGCAAACCATATATTGCCCCAGCGGTTCGCCGTAGAACGACAACCGCTCGTCCTCGGCCAGTTTTCAGCAACACCCGAACTAACCAGGAAATATTGAACGCTGTAGAATCCGCGACCGTGGCGACCACACAGGCACCAGTGATCGAAACAACGGCACGATTGCTTGCGACTGTTCCACCACCACCGGTTGTAAATGACGCCTTGTGCGGGCTCTCCGTCAACACCAGAATCATCGGCGGAGAGGCGGAAATTCCCGGCCAGTTCCCCTGGATGGCGCGGTTAGCCTACAGGAATCGAA CTTCGGGACGAGTGACGTATCGCTGTGCGGGTTCTTTGATTACCAATCGTCACGTGATCACCGTTGCTCATTGTGTGACGAATTTGATCGATGAATTAGAGTT AGTTAGCGTGAGGTTGGGCGACCTCGAGTGTAACTCCTTGACCGATAGTCGATGCCGCAATCGCTATCAGGACTTTGCAATTGAACGTTTAATTCCACACGAAAACTACGACAGCCCCAAATATGCTAATGACATTGCGCTGGTGAAATTACAGCAGACAACCGAAACATACAACATCCTCAGTCCGCTGTGTCTTCCCATGGACCAGTATTCGGATTATGCTAGAAATCTGACTGGTACTACGGGAATCATTGCTGGCTGGGGATCGACGAGTAATC GTAGTAACACTCCCAGCCCAACGTTGCAGTGGCTTCGGTTGCCGATCGTGGACACGACCCAGTGTGCTAACTCCTATGCTCGGTACAGCGTTAATTCACGAACGCCGATTGTTGTGTCAAGCAATCAGATGTGCGTCCAGGGTCAGGAAAATCGCGATGCCTGCCAGGGTGATTCCGGTGGACCGTTAATGAACGAAGCCATCTCCAGCCGGGACCGCTTCGTGCTACTCGGGTTGGTCTCGTTCGGGCCACGCACCTGTGGGGTGTCCAACTTTCCCGGAGTGTACACTCGGATCTCGTCCTATACCGATTGGATACAGCGACAGATAGCATCGTAG